One stretch of Microplitis mediator isolate UGA2020A chromosome 9, iyMicMedi2.1, whole genome shotgun sequence DNA includes these proteins:
- the LOC130674496 gene encoding uncharacterized protein LOC130674496: MDRCNKKNILKTFIIIITFLFIPAEVNCDIIPLINLSAGDVINGIDLKNDTCEIVGKLFDDNMMSKYVERDNTLGNSLEIDDEKSVFYHCISYSRGKQSDFNTKIKVINERQKIINRSDYLNRNFLGINGSYAVNKNYTCVKTKTCRVKGRETVTINLMNGHNVPEDVKQLANETGVFKMRREKKTYYVSSILKGYCLYQLLIFKVPESPTRRVDAEKDNPVYISKIYVPNNNKTLETWISNYLNDAHQTLYNISPENKKTIFNQIHNETVIDLKLELLPALPPQ, from the exons aTGGATcgttgtaataaaaaaaatattttaaaaacattcattattattataacatttttattcattccTGCTGAAGTAAACTGCGATATTATTCCTTTAATCAATTTATCTGCTGGCGATGTTATTAATGGGATCGATTTGAAAAACGACACTTGCGAAATCGTCGGTAAACTATTCGATGACAATATGATGTCAAAGTATGTTGAAAGAGATAATACACTAGGTAATTCATTGGAGATAGATGACGAGAAAAGTGTATTTTATCATTGCATCTCATACTCTCGCGGAAAACAATCtgatttcaacacaaaaattaaagttattaatgaaagacagaaaattattaatcgaaGTGACtatttgaatagaaatttTCTGGGTATTAATGGAAGTTATgctgttaataaaaattatacctGCGTGAAAACTAAAACTTGTCGTGTCAAAGGTAGAGAAACGGTTACGATTAATTTGATGAACGGACATAATGTACCGGAAGATGTCAAGCAATTAGCTAATGAAACAGGAGTTTTCAAAATGAGAAGAGAGAAAAAAACATACTATGTTTCGTCTATTCTGAAAGGTTACTGTTTATATCAG ctTCTGATTTTCAAAGTTCCTGAGTCACCGACGAGACGCGTAGATGCCGAAAAAGACAATCCTGTTTacattagtaaaatttatgtaccGAATAACAACAAAACACTTGAAACCTGGATCAGCAATTATTTGAACGACGCACATCAAACATTATACAATATAAGTCCCGAAAATAAAAAGACGATATTCAACCAAATCCATAATGAGACTGTCATTGATCTTAAATTAGAACTACTTCCGGCATTGCCACCGCAATAA